From the genome of Mesorhizobium japonicum MAFF 303099, one region includes:
- a CDS encoding ArdC family protein, which yields MRAKHQRSGSREAGAGRGGRPGASLYQEITDRIIAELERGTVPWVKPWGSAKADLGLPSNAATGRRYSGINILILWGAVIERSYPGQNWLTFRQALALGGNVRKGERGTTIVHADRFVPKGEQERAKTDGDEPQAVPYLKRFTVFNVAQCDGLPEHLYGNAEPLPEREIVPQAEALIRASGADFRIGGDRAFYMPGSDSIQVPPQPAFFQQIDYYRTCFHELGHWTGHPARLARDLSGAFGSKTYAREELVAEITAAFVCSTLGIEPTVRHADYIGTWLKVLREDNRAIFRAASLASKAADFLLGFNAEAEGAQQDEIAA from the coding sequence ATGCGTGCAAAACACCAGCGTTCCGGCAGCCGAGAGGCTGGCGCGGGCAGGGGCGGGCGCCCGGGCGCCAGCCTTTATCAGGAAATCACGGACCGCATCATTGCCGAACTGGAGCGCGGCACCGTGCCATGGGTCAAGCCATGGGGCAGCGCAAAGGCCGACCTCGGCCTGCCCAGCAACGCGGCCACCGGGCGCCGCTATTCCGGCATCAACATCCTCATCCTGTGGGGCGCCGTCATCGAGCGCAGCTATCCCGGCCAGAACTGGCTGACCTTCCGGCAGGCGCTTGCCCTTGGCGGCAATGTCAGGAAGGGCGAGCGCGGCACAACAATCGTGCATGCCGACCGCTTTGTCCCAAAGGGCGAGCAGGAGCGCGCCAAGACAGACGGCGACGAGCCGCAGGCGGTGCCGTACTTGAAGCGCTTCACCGTCTTCAACGTCGCGCAGTGCGACGGCCTGCCCGAGCACCTTTACGGCAACGCCGAACCGCTGCCCGAACGCGAGATCGTCCCGCAGGCCGAGGCACTTATTCGAGCAAGCGGCGCGGATTTCCGCATCGGCGGCGATCGCGCTTTCTACATGCCGGGCAGTGACTCCATTCAGGTGCCGCCGCAGCCGGCATTCTTTCAGCAGATCGACTATTACCGCACCTGCTTCCACGAACTTGGCCACTGGACCGGCCACCCGGCACGGCTGGCGCGCGACCTCTCCGGCGCCTTCGGTTCCAAGACCTATGCGCGCGAGGAACTGGTTGCCGAAATCACTGCTGCCTTTGTCTGCTCGACCCTCGGCATCGAGCCGACCGTGCGCCATGCCGACTATATCGGCACATGGCTGAAGGTGCTGCGCGAGGACAATCGCGCCATCTTCCGCGCCGCCAGCCTTGCCTCCAAGGCCGCCGATTTTCTTCTGGGCTTCAACGCCGAGGCCGAAGGCGCGCAACAAGACGAGATCGCGGCATGA
- a CDS encoding DUF2958 domain-containing protein, which produces MILITDDLRAPLLANGATDTETDHVPVVKLFDPTGPATWLLTELDADGDTLFGLCDLGFGFPELGSVSLAELASVKGRLGLGIERDLWFKARFPLSVYAQAACSAGHITEAERLLRQAAEALGNAHSKLPLDTAEQTRR; this is translated from the coding sequence ATGATCCTGATCACCGACGACCTTCGCGCCCCGCTGCTCGCCAATGGCGCAACCGACACTGAAACCGACCATGTCCCGGTGGTCAAACTGTTCGATCCGACCGGGCCAGCAACCTGGCTTCTCACCGAACTCGACGCCGACGGCGACACCCTTTTCGGCCTTTGCGACCTCGGCTTCGGCTTCCCCGAACTCGGCAGCGTCAGTCTTGCCGAGCTTGCAAGCGTCAAGGGGCGGCTTGGCCTCGGCATCGAGCGCGACCTCTGGTTCAAGGCGCGCTTTCCGCTCTCCGTCTACGCGCAGGCAGCGTGCAGCGCCGGCCACATCACCGAAGCCGAGCGGCTGCTGCGACAGGCGGCAGAGGCCCTTGGCAACGCCCATTCCAAGCTTCCGCTCGACACGGCGGAACAGACGCGCCGCTAG
- a CDS encoding ParB/RepB/Spo0J family partition protein codes for MQLAHIPLDKLNISALNMRHSKRAPDVSDILPSVRARGVLVPLLVRPNGTPESFEIVAGRRRYFAAKSLADERGEGNALPCAIMEDGDDADALEASLIENFARLDPDEVSQWETFSRLIKEGRSVGDIAATFGITELLVKRILALGDLLPKIREAYRREDIDAETARHLTMASKAQQKDWLALYADPEQYAPRGHQLKQWLFGGQSISTKVALFAIEDYPGLIVCDLFGEDSYFADADLFWQKQNEAIAAKRDAYLEAGWPEVAVLEPGQHFQSWDHEKTPRKKGGKVFISVSHRGAVECHEGWLSRKDARRARAQGEGGEHDETPARPLRPELTGPMQNYLDLHRHGAVRTAMLDHPCVALRLMVAHAITGSGLWQVRREPQRTANEAVAASIAACRAEAAFAEKRRAVLALLGQADEEGAIAGGNGDAFALAAVFARLLALCDDDVMRVLSLVMAETLEAGSAVVEALGNHLGIDMGAWWQADDAFFDLLRDREIANAMLADLAGKPVADGNVAEKVKTQKKIIRDCLSGENGREKTDNWMPNWMKFPVESYTKRGGFRTADQWASVQPLFVRQ; via the coding sequence ATGCAACTTGCCCACATTCCGCTTGATAAGCTCAACATTTCCGCGCTCAACATGCGCCATTCCAAACGCGCGCCCGACGTGTCGGACATCCTGCCGTCGGTTCGCGCGCGCGGCGTCCTGGTGCCGCTTTTGGTGCGGCCCAACGGCACGCCGGAAAGCTTCGAGATCGTCGCCGGCCGGCGCCGCTATTTCGCCGCCAAATCGCTCGCCGACGAGCGCGGCGAGGGCAATGCCTTGCCCTGCGCCATCATGGAAGACGGCGACGACGCCGACGCGCTCGAGGCCTCGCTGATCGAAAACTTCGCCCGGCTCGATCCCGACGAGGTGTCGCAGTGGGAGACGTTTTCGCGGCTGATCAAGGAGGGCCGCAGCGTTGGTGACATCGCCGCCACTTTCGGCATCACCGAGCTTCTGGTCAAACGCATTCTGGCGCTCGGCGATCTTCTCCCCAAAATCCGCGAGGCCTATCGGCGCGAGGACATCGACGCCGAGACGGCGCGCCATCTGACCATGGCCTCCAAGGCGCAGCAGAAGGATTGGCTGGCGCTTTATGCCGACCCCGAGCAATACGCTCCGCGCGGCCACCAATTGAAGCAATGGCTGTTCGGCGGCCAGTCGATTTCTACCAAGGTGGCGCTGTTTGCCATCGAGGACTATCCGGGCCTGATCGTCTGCGACCTGTTCGGCGAGGACAGCTATTTCGCCGATGCCGACCTGTTCTGGCAAAAGCAGAACGAGGCGATTGCCGCCAAACGCGATGCCTATCTGGAAGCCGGCTGGCCCGAGGTCGCCGTGCTGGAACCGGGACAGCATTTCCAGTCATGGGACCATGAAAAGACGCCGAGGAAGAAGGGCGGCAAGGTCTTCATCTCGGTCTCGCATCGCGGCGCGGTCGAGTGCCACGAGGGCTGGCTGTCGCGCAAGGATGCCCGCCGCGCCCGCGCGCAAGGCGAGGGCGGCGAGCACGATGAAACCCCCGCCAGGCCGTTGCGGCCGGAACTCACCGGGCCGATGCAGAACTATCTCGATCTGCACCGCCATGGTGCCGTGCGTACCGCCATGCTCGACCATCCTTGTGTCGCGCTGCGCCTGATGGTGGCGCATGCCATCACAGGTTCGGGCCTGTGGCAGGTTCGCCGCGAGCCGCAGCGCACCGCCAATGAAGCGGTGGCGGCAAGCATCGCAGCCTGCAGGGCCGAAGCCGCATTCGCCGAAAAACGGCGCGCGGTGCTGGCGCTGCTTGGGCAGGCCGACGAGGAGGGCGCGATAGCCGGCGGCAATGGCGACGCCTTTGCGCTTGCCGCAGTCTTTGCCCGTTTGCTGGCACTTTGCGACGACGACGTCATGCGCGTTCTCAGCCTTGTCATGGCCGAGACGCTCGAAGCCGGCAGCGCCGTCGTCGAGGCGCTCGGCAACCATCTGGGCATCGACATGGGCGCGTGGTGGCAAGCGGACGACGCCTTCTTCGACCTGCTGCGCGACAGGGAGATCGCCAATGCGATGCTGGCCGACCTCGCCGGCAAGCCTGTCGCCGACGGCAATGTCGCCGAGAAGGTCAAGACGCAAAAGAAGATCATCCGCGATTGCCTGTCGGGCGAGAACGGCCGCGAGAAAACCGACAACTGGATGCCCAACTGGATGAAATTCCCGGTCGAAAGCTACACGAAACGCGGCGGCTTCCGCACCGCCGATCAATGGGCGAGCGTGCAGCCGCTGTTCGTCCGCCAATAG
- the ubiM gene encoding 5-demethoxyubiquinol-8 5-hydroxylase UbiM, whose translation MAGCDDSFDIIVVGAGPVGLSFAASLAYSQLKLAVVEGQALERLASPAFDGREIALTHASIGILRELGAWDVISASDKSPLQGARVLNGSSPFALCFDSPGGSAEPLGVLVPNCQIRDALFKIIRLRGHARLLCGHSVVRATNSRQGAVITLSNGRQLSARLLVAADSRFSATRNLLGIGADINRLGNSMLICRVRHERPHHQIAIEWFDHHQTVAMLPLAPGVSSLLLTLPSNEADGLLALDDELFLRELTKRCRGRLGTMSLASQRYIYPLATTWAHRFRAPSFALIGDAAIGMHPVTAHGFNIGLGGQKQLARGIETAWRDRRDIADPDMLHRYESRLRLSAAPLYHATNILVGLYSSEHPAARLARHVGLRLGQHLPFVRHGIAAMLRR comes from the coding sequence ATGGCCGGCTGTGACGACAGCTTCGACATTATTGTCGTGGGCGCCGGGCCGGTCGGACTTTCCTTCGCCGCATCGCTTGCCTATAGCCAGCTCAAACTGGCGGTTGTGGAAGGGCAGGCCCTGGAAAGACTGGCAAGTCCGGCTTTCGACGGCCGCGAGATCGCGCTCACCCACGCCTCGATTGGAATCCTTCGCGAGCTCGGCGCCTGGGATGTTATCTCCGCTTCGGACAAGTCACCGCTTCAAGGCGCACGCGTCCTCAACGGATCGAGCCCGTTTGCGTTGTGTTTCGATTCCCCCGGCGGATCCGCGGAACCACTGGGCGTTCTGGTCCCGAATTGCCAGATCCGCGATGCCCTGTTCAAGATCATCCGCTTGCGGGGCCATGCCCGGCTGCTGTGCGGCCACTCGGTCGTGCGTGCAACAAACAGCCGTCAAGGAGCAGTGATAACGCTCTCCAATGGCAGGCAGCTGAGCGCTCGCCTTCTCGTTGCAGCCGATTCGCGTTTTTCCGCCACCCGCAATCTGCTCGGCATCGGCGCCGATATCAATCGGCTTGGCAACTCGATGCTGATTTGCCGGGTGAGGCACGAGCGCCCCCACCACCAGATCGCGATCGAATGGTTCGATCACCATCAGACGGTGGCGATGTTGCCCCTCGCGCCAGGCGTGTCGTCGCTGCTTTTGACTTTGCCCTCAAACGAGGCCGACGGACTGCTTGCCCTCGACGACGAGTTGTTCCTGAGGGAGTTGACAAAGCGCTGTCGAGGGCGCCTCGGCACCATGAGCCTGGCAAGCCAACGCTATATCTATCCGTTGGCCACGACCTGGGCGCACAGGTTCCGGGCGCCGAGCTTCGCATTGATCGGCGACGCTGCCATCGGCATGCATCCGGTGACCGCGCATGGCTTCAACATCGGCCTTGGCGGCCAGAAGCAGCTCGCCCGGGGTATAGAGACCGCATGGCGCGACCGTCGCGACATTGCCGACCCCGACATGCTCCACAGATATGAAAGCCGACTGCGCCTGTCGGCGGCGCCGCTCTACCATGCTACGAATATCCTCGTCGGACTCTACTCAAGCGAGCATCCGGCGGCACGGCTTGCAAGGCATGTCGGGCTGCGCCTCGGCCAACATCTTCCCTTTGTCCGTCATGGCATTGCGGCCATGCTGAGGCGGTGA
- the nodS gene encoding nodulation methyltransferase NodS → MTQIDHELLNREMAADDPWRLDGNPFERERHTQILRLSLAQGRVANALEVGCAAGAFTERLAPICQRLTVIDVVEPAITRARLRMKETPHISWIISDVQQFSSDELFDLIVVAEVLYYVGDLVQIRAAVRNLVGLLAPGGQLVFGSARDANCQRWGHAAGAETTIAMLNESLTEIECIECRGASINEDCLLALFRKPISAA, encoded by the coding sequence TTGACCCAAATCGATCATGAACTGCTGAATCGAGAAATGGCCGCAGACGATCCATGGCGGCTCGATGGCAACCCGTTCGAGCGGGAGCGCCACACCCAAATTCTCCGGTTGTCACTTGCGCAAGGTCGAGTCGCGAATGCGCTCGAAGTCGGGTGCGCTGCCGGCGCTTTTACGGAGCGGCTAGCCCCCATTTGCCAGCGGCTCACTGTGATCGATGTCGTGGAGCCAGCGATTACCCGAGCACGTTTACGCATGAAGGAGACGCCGCACATCAGCTGGATAATTTCCGATGTTCAACAGTTTTCGAGTGATGAGCTGTTCGACCTGATCGTCGTTGCGGAGGTTCTTTACTACGTCGGAGACCTCGTTCAGATCCGCGCGGCAGTCCGCAACCTGGTAGGTCTGCTTGCGCCAGGCGGGCAGCTGGTTTTCGGGTCGGCACGTGACGCCAATTGCCAACGCTGGGGGCACGCTGCTGGTGCAGAGACCACCATCGCCATGCTGAACGAATCGTTGACCGAGATCGAGTGCATCGAGTGCCGGGGCGCGTCGATCAATGAAGACTGCCTGCTGGCTCTCTTCCGAAAGCCGATTTCCGCTGCCTGA
- a CDS encoding NodA family N-acyltransferase, protein MRPDVQWRLCWENELQLPDHLELSEFFRKTYEPTGAFNGKQFAGGRSWAGARPELRVIGRDVHGVAAHLGLLRRYIKVGDDDLLVAELGLYGVRPDLEGLGIAHSISVMYPVLQQLGVPFAFGSVRPALRNHVSRFCRKGLANILSGVRVRSTHPDVYLDLPPTRVDDNVLVLVLPIGRSMSEWPAGTLIDRNGPEL, encoded by the coding sequence ATGCGCCCTGACGTGCAGTGGAGGTTATGCTGGGAAAATGAGTTGCAGCTTCCCGATCACCTCGAACTCTCTGAGTTCTTCCGGAAGACCTATGAGCCGACCGGAGCCTTTAATGGGAAGCAATTCGCAGGCGGTCGAAGTTGGGCCGGTGCAAGGCCGGAGCTCCGCGTAATCGGCCGTGATGTGCACGGGGTAGCGGCTCACTTGGGCCTGCTGCGCCGATACATCAAAGTTGGCGACGATGATCTGCTTGTCGCTGAACTCGGTCTATACGGGGTGCGTCCGGATCTTGAGGGGCTGGGAATCGCCCATTCGATCAGCGTGATGTATCCGGTGCTGCAGCAGCTTGGCGTTCCATTCGCGTTCGGCTCGGTGCGGCCCGCGCTCCGGAACCATGTTTCGAGGTTCTGCCGCAAAGGCTTGGCGAACATTTTGTCGGGCGTTCGCGTGCGTTCAACCCACCCGGACGTGTACCTCGATCTGCCTCCCACGCGAGTCGACGACAACGTACTCGTCCTGGTGCTCCCAATTGGACGCTCAATGAGCGAGTGGCCGGCCGGCACTTTGATCGATCGGAACGGTCCAGAGCTATGA
- the nodC gene encoding chitooligosaccharide synthase NodC, whose translation MNLFASASTVAICSYALLSTVYKTAQVFYTLPTNVPPTSGDPPSGEPWPSVDVIIPCYNEAPRTLSDCLASIASQDYAGKLQVYVVDDGSANRDALVGVHEEYAGDPRFNFVALPKNVGKRKAQIAAIRRSCGDLVLNVDSDTILAPDVITRLALKMQDQAVGAAMGQLAASNRSETWLTRLIDMEYWLACNEERAAQARFGAVMCCCGPCAMYRRSALVSLLDQYETQRFRGKPSDFGEDRHLTILMLKAGFRTEYVPEAVAATVVPNSMGPYLRQQLRWARSTFRDTLLAFQLLRGLNIYLTLDVIGQNIGPLLLSLSILAGLAQFVTTGTVPWTACLMIAAMTIVRCSVAAFRARQLRFLGFSLHTLINIFLLLPLKAYALCTLSNSDWLSRSSAANVQDTGDALPKPNLVGSDAAYSEQQ comes from the coding sequence ATGAACCTATTTGCCTCAGCCAGTACTGTTGCCATCTGCTCTTACGCGCTGCTGTCGACCGTCTATAAAACCGCGCAGGTCTTTTATACCCTGCCTACAAACGTACCGCCGACCTCGGGCGACCCGCCCAGCGGTGAGCCTTGGCCGAGCGTCGATGTCATTATCCCGTGCTACAACGAGGCGCCTCGCACCCTCTCGGACTGCCTGGCTTCCATTGCAAGTCAGGACTACGCCGGCAAACTGCAGGTCTATGTTGTTGATGACGGTTCTGCAAACCGCGATGCCCTCGTGGGTGTACACGAGGAATACGCGGGCGACCCGAGGTTCAACTTCGTTGCGCTCCCAAAGAATGTCGGAAAGCGCAAGGCGCAGATTGCCGCCATTCGCCGCTCGTGCGGAGATTTGGTGCTGAATGTAGATTCGGACACGATACTCGCCCCGGACGTCATCACCAGGCTTGCGCTAAAGATGCAAGATCAAGCGGTCGGCGCCGCCATGGGCCAGTTGGCGGCTAGCAATCGCAGTGAAACTTGGCTGACGCGGTTGATCGACATGGAATACTGGCTCGCCTGCAACGAAGAGCGCGCAGCGCAGGCTCGGTTCGGTGCCGTCATGTGTTGCTGCGGTCCGTGTGCCATGTACCGGCGATCCGCGCTTGTTTCGCTGCTGGATCAGTACGAGACGCAGCGCTTTCGAGGGAAGCCGAGCGACTTCGGCGAGGACCGCCACCTTACGATCCTGATGCTGAAAGCAGGCTTTCGAACAGAGTATGTCCCGGAGGCCGTCGCGGCAACAGTCGTTCCCAACAGCATGGGTCCCTATCTGCGCCAACAGCTTCGCTGGGCCCGGAGCACTTTCCGTGACACGTTGCTGGCGTTCCAACTGCTGCGCGGCCTTAATATTTATCTCACATTGGACGTGATTGGCCAGAATATTGGCCCATTATTGCTCTCTTTGTCGATTCTGGCGGGGCTCGCGCAATTCGTAACGACAGGTACTGTGCCTTGGACGGCATGCCTGATGATTGCAGCCATGACTATAGTTCGCTGCAGCGTGGCAGCGTTTCGTGCGCGCCAACTTCGATTTCTCGGGTTCTCGCTCCACACACTCATCAACATCTTTCTCTTGCTACCTTTGAAAGCATACGCGCTGTGTACATTAAGCAACAGCGATTGGTTGTCGCGAAGCTCTGCGGCCAATGTGCAAGACACCGGCGACGCCCTTCCAAAGCCAAACCTGGTGGGATCTGACGCCGCTTACAGCGAACAGCAATAG
- the nodI gene encoding nodulation factor ABC transporter ATP-binding protein NodI, with protein sequence MLKRKLGPEDLRRLETPAIERESHGQTSAKSSVPDSASTVAVDFAGVTKSYGNKIVVDELSFSVASGECFGLLGPNGAGKSTIARMLLGMTCPDAGTITVLGVPVPARARLARRGIGVVPQFDNLDQEFTVRENLLVFGRYFGMSTRQSEAVIPSLLEFARLERKADARVSELSGGMKRCLTMARALINDPQLIVMDEPTTGLDPHARHLIWERLRALLARGKTIILTTHFMEEAERLCDRLCVLEKGRNIAEGGPQALIDEHIGCQVMEIYGGDPHELLSLVKPHSQRIEVSGETLYCYAPDPDQVRTQLQGRAGLRLLLRPANLEDVFLRLTGREMEE encoded by the coding sequence GTGTTGAAGCGTAAGTTGGGCCCAGAGGATTTGCGGCGGCTCGAGACTCCTGCGATCGAACGGGAGTCTCACGGGCAAACAAGCGCGAAAAGCTCCGTGCCTGACTCTGCGTCAACCGTGGCAGTCGATTTTGCCGGCGTAACCAAGTCGTATGGGAACAAGATCGTTGTCGACGAACTGTCGTTCTCCGTTGCGTCGGGAGAGTGTTTCGGCCTCCTCGGACCAAACGGGGCGGGCAAAAGCACGATTGCGCGTATGCTCCTCGGCATGACATGCCCTGACGCGGGCACGATCACGGTGCTTGGCGTCCCGGTGCCGGCGCGCGCTCGGCTGGCACGCAGGGGCATTGGCGTGGTCCCGCAATTCGACAATCTTGACCAGGAATTCACCGTACGCGAGAACCTGCTGGTGTTCGGACGCTACTTCGGCATGAGCACACGTCAGAGCGAAGCGGTCATCCCGTCGCTTCTCGAGTTCGCTCGCCTCGAGCGCAAGGCGGATGCGCGCGTCTCGGAACTGTCCGGCGGCATGAAGCGATGCCTGACAATGGCGCGGGCGTTGATCAACGACCCCCAGCTCATTGTGATGGACGAGCCGACCACCGGCCTCGATCCGCACGCGCGCCACCTGATCTGGGAGCGGCTGCGCGCCCTGTTGGCACGCGGCAAGACGATTATCCTGACGACGCATTTCATGGAAGAGGCTGAGCGATTATGCGATCGGCTGTGCGTGCTCGAAAAGGGCCGCAACATCGCCGAAGGCGGCCCGCAGGCGCTGATCGACGAGCATATCGGATGCCAGGTCATGGAGATTTATGGCGGCGATCCGCACGAGTTGCTTTCGCTGGTCAAGCCACATTCCCAGCGCATCGAGGTCAGCGGCGAAACCCTTTATTGCTATGCGCCAGACCCTGACCAGGTGCGCACGCAACTGCAGGGGCGAGCAGGTCTGCGTCTTCTTCTGCGTCCAGCCAATCTCGAGGATGTTTTCTTGCGGCTGACCGGGCGCGAGATGGAGGAGTGA
- a CDS encoding ABC transporter permease, giving the protein MIEGFAAALPANAWNWVAVWRRNYLAWKKVALVSLLGNLADPMIYLFGLGTGLGIMVGRVDGASYIAFLAAGMVAVSAMTASTLETLYAAFARMHSQRTWEAMLYTHVTLGDIVLGELAWAATKAFMAGTAITIVTATLGYAAWPSVLYALPIIALTGCVFASLAMIVTALSPSYDYFVFYQTLVLTPMLFLSGAVFPLNQLPGAFQQIARCMPLSHAIDLIRPVMLDRPISGIALHVGVLGLYALLPFFLSMALLRRRLMR; this is encoded by the coding sequence ATGATTGAAGGTTTTGCGGCGGCGCTGCCGGCCAATGCGTGGAACTGGGTTGCGGTATGGCGACGCAACTATCTGGCATGGAAGAAAGTCGCACTCGTGTCGCTTCTCGGTAACCTCGCCGATCCTATGATCTACCTTTTCGGCCTAGGCACCGGCCTCGGCATAATGGTCGGCCGCGTCGACGGTGCGTCGTATATCGCCTTTTTGGCGGCCGGCATGGTCGCGGTAAGTGCGATGACCGCCTCTACCCTGGAAACATTGTACGCGGCTTTCGCTCGCATGCATTCTCAACGCACATGGGAAGCCATGCTGTATACGCACGTTACCCTCGGCGACATCGTTCTGGGTGAACTGGCGTGGGCAGCCACCAAGGCCTTCATGGCCGGTACGGCTATTACCATCGTCACCGCAACCTTGGGCTATGCCGCCTGGCCGTCCGTCCTCTATGCGCTGCCAATCATTGCTCTGACAGGGTGCGTATTTGCGAGCCTCGCGATGATCGTCACCGCACTTTCGCCCAGCTACGATTACTTCGTGTTTTACCAGACGCTTGTCCTCACACCTATGCTGTTCCTGTCGGGCGCCGTTTTCCCATTGAACCAGCTGCCTGGCGCCTTTCAGCAGATAGCGCGATGCATGCCGCTGTCACATGCGATCGACCTCATTCGTCCGGTTATGCTTGATCGCCCGATCAGCGGCATCGCCCTGCAC